The proteins below come from a single Chryseobacterium capnotolerans genomic window:
- a CDS encoding sigma-54-dependent transcriptional regulator, with amino-acid sequence MKPNYTKIFIVEDDMFFSEMLKYHLSLNPDHEIIAFDTAKDCLSGLYLNPDIICIDFGLPDMKGDVLFKKLKEAQPSVPIIIISGQDDIETAINFLKSGAHDYIVKNEHTKEMLWNSILKVKETISLKKEVEELKEELEKKYSFEKNIIGQSDAIKEVFKKISKAVKTNINVSITGETGTGKEVVAKTIHYNSDRKNKPFVAINMAAIPKELIESEFFGHEKGAFTGALSKSSGKFEQADGGTIFLDEIAELDINLQSKLLRALQEREVTRIGGTQKIKFDARLIIATHKNLAEEVKKETFVRICTIES; translated from the coding sequence ATGAAACCAAATTACACAAAAATATTCATTGTGGAAGATGATATGTTTTTTAGTGAAATGTTAAAATATCATCTCTCCCTTAATCCTGATCATGAAATCATTGCATTTGATACAGCAAAAGATTGTTTGTCCGGCTTATATCTCAATCCGGATATTATCTGTATTGATTTTGGCCTGCCTGATATGAAAGGAGATGTTCTGTTTAAAAAACTCAAGGAAGCACAGCCCTCTGTCCCAATCATTATTATTAGCGGCCAGGACGATATTGAGACGGCAATCAATTTTCTAAAATCAGGTGCCCATGATTATATCGTGAAAAATGAACACACCAAAGAAATGTTATGGAACAGCATCCTCAAGGTGAAAGAAACGATTTCTCTGAAAAAAGAAGTAGAGGAACTGAAAGAAGAACTTGAAAAAAAATATTCTTTTGAAAAAAACATTATAGGCCAAAGTGATGCCATAAAGGAGGTTTTCAAAAAGATCAGTAAAGCTGTAAAAACCAATATCAATGTATCTATTACAGGTGAAACCGGTACTGGAAAAGAAGTAGTGGCCAAAACCATTCATTATAATTCTGACCGTAAAAATAAACCCTTTGTTGCCATCAATATGGCCGCAATTCCGAAGGAACTTATTGAGAGTGAATTTTTTGGACATGAAAAAGGAGCTTTTACAGGAGCTTTATCCAAAAGTTCCGGAAAATTTGAACAGGCAGATGGAGGGACTATTTTCCTCGATGAAATTGCAGAATTGGACATCAATCTCCAAAGCAAATTACTAAGAGCTTTACAGGAAAGAGAAGTTACAAGAATAGGCGGAACACAGAAAATAAAATTCGATGCCAGGCTTATTATTGCCACCCATAAAAACCTTGCAGAAGAAGTAAAAAAGGAAACTTTCGTGAGGATCTGTACTATAGAATCGTAG
- a CDS encoding TonB-dependent receptor, with protein MKNKRQGYFLPKTGVILFTFLFCNLSEAQQLIELSGIIKNTGTQKGLDAVKVQIENTQDTASTDQLGNFKIRTRVTIPFRLIINKDGFSSQTVEILSLSNKLTIGLNPQNTIIDDVVISASRIPEKILKSPIAIEKIDIKTIRESPAASFYETLENVKGLQLLTSSLTLKIPNSRGFNSPNNFRFMQLVDGVDVQSATLGVPLGNAIGPTELDIQSMEVTPGAASALYGMNAINGLASLQTKDPFTSEGISVYFRGGVNHVDNYNHKISSLGESAIRFAKVFNKNFAVKVNASYFTGTDWISNNQTDQNPNSLITANPNFSLANNPAEDLWNKYGDERNNRVAVKVDYNGKPTTFNVSRTGYLEKDLVSPEVKNIKFDAGLYYRFGDQWKASYVYRYGLLDGTFQRGNKIRLQNATVQNHKVELTSKELTFRAYVSIENTGDSYNLKPLADNLDLTNRSNNNWKNIFQTTLQNTLNAGTNLNDALILARREADKNRAVPGTAAFEQLKNTIIGINNWDSANAGIAGAPATGGAKLEQKSRFYQGELTYDFSRFVKVFSLLAGIDYRLYSITPDGNNFVDFNRPVTERNIPLSDGTFGKDVIYQKYGAFAQVTKLFFDEKLKINAALRIDRNPEFEAKLNPRISIVYSPVKQHNFRASFQNGYRFPSLFEALSFVNNGNVRRVGGLTKVNDGLGYLENSYTLASIDRFTAAVNTDVDGGKSQNQAAQDNKQLLAVANLQKLQPEKINSFEIGYKSVFFNNKLALDWDFYYNIYEGFLGQVEVAVPKNSQIGSNTAVLAMLDRSKQDRYRVYTNSNSTYKSYGTSFGIRYNVVKNYNVNANVSYNDLASNNTSDLFITAFNTPKWMVNVSVGNREIIKNIGFTVVARWQNAFDWESPLASGKIPAYYTIDAQASWKIPEIHANVKIGATNLLNRRYFQYAAGPEIGGLYYLAFTYDLKL; from the coding sequence ATGAAAAACAAAAGACAGGGATATTTCTTGCCTAAAACAGGAGTTATATTATTTACATTTTTATTCTGTAATCTATCAGAAGCACAGCAGCTTATAGAATTAAGCGGAATCATTAAGAATACAGGAACCCAAAAAGGGCTTGATGCTGTAAAAGTTCAGATTGAAAATACACAGGATACCGCATCAACAGATCAACTTGGAAACTTTAAAATAAGAACAAGAGTTACCATTCCTTTCCGTCTGATTATCAATAAAGACGGCTTTTCAAGCCAAACAGTGGAAATCCTTTCGCTTTCCAACAAACTTACGATTGGACTTAATCCTCAAAATACCATTATTGATGATGTTGTTATTTCTGCTTCCCGTATTCCGGAAAAAATACTGAAATCTCCGATCGCTATTGAAAAGATTGATATTAAAACAATCCGCGAAAGCCCGGCAGCATCCTTTTATGAAACACTGGAGAATGTAAAAGGTCTCCAACTTTTAACGTCAAGTCTTACATTGAAAATCCCTAATTCCAGAGGGTTTAACTCGCCTAACAACTTCAGATTTATGCAGTTGGTAGATGGTGTAGATGTGCAGTCTGCCACCTTAGGAGTTCCCTTGGGAAATGCCATTGGTCCTACAGAATTGGATATTCAATCTATGGAAGTTACTCCGGGAGCCGCTTCCGCATTGTATGGAATGAATGCTATCAATGGTCTTGCAAGTTTACAGACCAAAGATCCGTTTACTTCTGAAGGAATAAGCGTCTATTTCCGTGGCGGCGTGAATCATGTAGATAATTACAATCATAAAATCAGTTCCTTAGGGGAAAGTGCCATCAGATTTGCCAAGGTATTCAATAAAAATTTCGCAGTTAAAGTGAACGCTTCCTATTTTACAGGAACAGACTGGATTTCAAATAATCAGACTGATCAGAATCCTAACTCATTAATCACTGCCAATCCTAATTTTTCTTTGGCCAATAATCCTGCAGAAGACCTTTGGAACAAATACGGCGATGAAAGAAACAACAGGGTAGCGGTAAAAGTAGATTATAACGGAAAACCAACCACATTTAATGTTTCCAGAACAGGGTATCTGGAAAAAGACCTGGTAAGCCCGGAAGTAAAGAATATAAAATTTGATGCCGGATTATACTACCGTTTCGGAGATCAATGGAAAGCTTCTTACGTCTATCGTTACGGATTACTTGACGGAACTTTTCAAAGAGGAAATAAAATCCGTTTACAAAATGCTACCGTACAAAATCATAAGGTTGAACTTACCAGCAAAGAACTTACTTTCAGAGCTTATGTTTCCATAGAAAATACAGGAGATTCCTATAACCTGAAGCCTTTGGCTGATAATCTTGATTTAACGAATCGTTCTAACAATAATTGGAAAAACATTTTCCAGACTACATTACAAAATACTCTCAATGCGGGCACCAATCTGAATGATGCTCTTATTCTTGCCCGTCGTGAAGCTGATAAAAATAGAGCAGTACCCGGAACAGCAGCCTTTGAACAGTTAAAAAACACCATTATCGGAATCAATAACTGGGATTCTGCCAATGCAGGAATTGCCGGAGCTCCCGCAACAGGAGGAGCAAAGCTGGAACAAAAATCCAGATTTTATCAGGGAGAACTTACTTATGACTTCAGTAGATTTGTAAAGGTTTTCAGTCTTTTGGCCGGAATAGATTATCGTTTGTACAGCATCACCCCGGATGGAAACAATTTTGTAGATTTTAACAGACCGGTTACTGAAAGAAATATACCTTTATCTGATGGTACTTTCGGTAAAGATGTTATTTATCAGAAATATGGAGCTTTTGCCCAGGTTACCAAGCTTTTCTTTGATGAAAAATTGAAGATTAATGCAGCACTCCGTATTGACAGAAACCCTGAGTTTGAAGCCAAGCTGAATCCAAGAATCAGCATTGTCTATTCTCCTGTGAAACAGCACAATTTCAGAGCCTCTTTTCAAAACGGATACCGTTTTCCCTCTTTATTTGAAGCCTTATCCTTTGTGAATAATGGGAATGTAAGAAGAGTAGGTGGATTGACAAAAGTGAATGACGGATTAGGCTATCTGGAAAACTCTTACACTTTAGCATCAATCGATAGGTTTACAGCAGCAGTAAATACTGATGTTGACGGTGGAAAAAGTCAGAACCAGGCTGCTCAGGACAATAAACAGCTTTTAGCCGTTGCCAATCTGCAAAAATTACAGCCGGAAAAGATCAATTCTTTTGAAATAGGCTATAAATCTGTGTTCTTTAATAATAAACTGGCCCTGGACTGGGACTTTTACTACAATATCTATGAAGGATTCTTAGGACAAGTGGAAGTAGCGGTTCCCAAAAACAGTCAGATAGGAAGCAATACAGCGGTTCTTGCTATGCTGGACAGAAGCAAACAGGATCGATACAGAGTGTATACCAATAGCAACAGTACTTACAAAAGCTATGGAACTTCCTTTGGAATCCGATATAATGTTGTTAAAAACTATAATGTCAACGCCAATGTATCTTATAACGATCTGGCTTCCAACAACACTTCAGATCTGTTTATTACGGCATTCAATACCCCAAAATGGATGGTGAATGTAAGTGTAGGAAACAGGGAAATTATTAAGAATATTGGATTTACAGTTGTAGCCAGATGGCAGAATGCTTTTGATTGGGAAAGTCCATTAGCTTCAGGAAAAATTCCTGCTTATTACACCATAGATGCCCAGGCAAGCTGGAAGATTCCTGAAATTCACGCGAATGTAAAAATTGGAGCCACCAACCTACTGAACAGACGTTACTTCCAGTATGCAGCAGGGCCTGAAATCGGAGGTTTATATTATCTCGCTTTTACGTATGACTTAAAACTGTAA
- the cysK gene encoding cysteine synthase A translates to MKFQNALETIGNTPVVKINNLFNSDHEIWIKLEKSNPGGSIKDRIALAMIEDAEAKGLLNKDSTIIEPTSGNTGIGLALVAAVKGYKLILVMPESMSIERRKIMEAYGAEFVLTPREKGMKGAIEKANELAEETPNSWIPRQFDNPANVKIHVETTAQEILQDFPEGLDYVITGVGTGGHITGIAKALKEKYPNLKVIAVEPELSPVLSGGSPAPHPLQGLGAGFVPSILDITLLDGVITVGKDEAYEYAINAAKKEGLFVGVSTGAALAAIAKHLPEIQPGAKILTINYDTGERYLSLEGLF, encoded by the coding sequence ATGAAATTTCAGAACGCACTAGAAACCATTGGAAATACACCAGTCGTAAAGATCAATAACTTATTCAATTCAGACCATGAAATCTGGATTAAATTGGAAAAAAGCAACCCAGGCGGAAGCATCAAGGACAGAATTGCCTTAGCCATGATTGAAGATGCGGAAGCTAAAGGATTATTAAATAAAGATAGTACCATCATTGAACCTACCAGTGGAAATACCGGAATAGGATTGGCATTGGTAGCTGCAGTAAAAGGATATAAGCTTATTCTGGTAATGCCGGAAAGCATGAGTATAGAACGTCGTAAAATCATGGAAGCCTATGGTGCTGAATTTGTGCTTACGCCAAGAGAAAAAGGAATGAAAGGAGCTATCGAAAAAGCTAATGAATTAGCAGAAGAAACTCCCAATTCATGGATTCCAAGACAGTTTGATAATCCTGCTAACGTAAAAATACACGTAGAAACTACAGCACAGGAAATTCTACAAGATTTCCCGGAAGGGTTGGATTATGTGATTACCGGAGTAGGAACCGGCGGACATATCACAGGAATTGCTAAAGCATTAAAGGAAAAATATCCTAACCTTAAAGTGATTGCAGTAGAGCCGGAATTATCTCCTGTATTAAGCGGCGGAAGTCCTGCACCACATCCATTGCAAGGTTTAGGAGCAGGTTTTGTTCCTTCCATATTAGACATTACTCTTTTAGATGGAGTGATTACAGTAGGGAAGGATGAAGCGTATGAATATGCCATCAACGCCGCTAAAAAAGAAGGGCTTTTTGTTGGAGTTTCCACAGGAGCCGCTTTAGCCGCTATCGCAAAGCATTTACCTGAAATACAGCCTGGAGCAAAAATTCTTACCATTAATTACGACACCGGAGAAAGGTATCTTTCTCTTGAGGGACTCTTCTAA
- a CDS encoding alpha/beta fold hydrolase, which yields MRYPIISVLTLLFSFIVFGQGQKPGNEYHEAREIIKDLDSIVAPNGIQERYKATIGGAKQWVYVRGQNKENPVILFVHGGPASPIAPVMWMFQRPIEEYFTMVNYDQRASGKTYNANDTLSLKNTININQYVDDAIEIAELIKEKYKKKKVLLIGHSWGTIISMKAALKRPDLFYAYVGIGQIINTRDNERLSVDFAVKEATRLKNDVALKELASIAPYPGNTPITRQRIIIARKWPQYYGGLTAYRNNSRYFFQAPLLSPEYSYDDAEAIGKGSLFTLSKVLSEFLDTDFKNVKTFPIPVFMFMGRHDYTTPSAPTDEWLKNVKAPFKKGIWFENSAHLIPFEEPGKMLVTLLNDVQPVCK from the coding sequence ATGAGATATCCAATTATATCAGTTCTTACTTTATTATTTTCATTTATAGTGTTTGGACAAGGTCAAAAACCCGGTAATGAATACCATGAAGCCCGGGAAATTATCAAAGATCTGGATTCTATAGTTGCTCCTAATGGAATTCAGGAAAGGTATAAAGCAACTATTGGTGGTGCTAAACAATGGGTATATGTTCGCGGGCAGAATAAAGAAAATCCTGTGATTTTATTTGTACATGGCGGTCCGGCCTCTCCTATTGCTCCGGTGATGTGGATGTTTCAGAGGCCTATCGAAGAATATTTTACAATGGTAAACTATGACCAGAGAGCATCCGGTAAAACCTATAATGCCAATGATACATTAAGTTTAAAGAATACCATTAATATCAATCAATATGTAGATGATGCCATAGAAATAGCTGAATTGATTAAGGAAAAATATAAAAAGAAAAAAGTCCTTCTTATAGGGCATAGCTGGGGAACAATAATCTCTATGAAAGCTGCATTGAAGAGGCCGGACCTGTTCTATGCTTATGTTGGAATCGGGCAGATTATCAATACCAGGGATAATGAACGGTTAAGTGTTGATTTTGCAGTAAAAGAAGCTACCCGTCTGAAAAATGATGTTGCTTTAAAGGAGTTAGCTTCCATAGCACCTTATCCGGGAAATACTCCGATTACCCGGCAGAGAATCATTATTGCGAGGAAGTGGCCTCAATATTATGGTGGCTTGACGGCTTACAGAAACAATTCCAGATATTTCTTTCAGGCTCCCCTGCTGTCGCCGGAATATTCGTATGATGATGCTGAAGCTATTGGAAAAGGAAGTTTATTTACTCTTTCAAAAGTACTTTCCGAGTTTTTGGATACAGATTTTAAAAATGTGAAAACATTCCCGATTCCGGTTTTTATGTTCATGGGAAGACATGATTATACCACCCCATCAGCACCTACTGATGAATGGCTTAAAAACGTAAAAGCTCCTTTTAAAAAGGGAATATGGTTTGAAAACTCAGCCCATTTAATTCCTTTTGAAGAACCGGGAAAAATGCTGGTTACTTTACTGAATGATGTTCAACCGGTCTGTAAATAG
- a CDS encoding GAF domain-containing protein: protein MAALTEQNKLKKLLMEISSDYINISFEMIDTAMNRSLKEMADFVKADRAYIFSYNFEAGTCSNTYEYCSSGTIPQMDDLQNVPLEAIPEWVEANKAGKSITIPSVKNLNDGNLKELLSSQDIKSLMVIPMMSKESCTGFIGFDWVRKLHHFSDTETELLTLFQKFW, encoded by the coding sequence ATGGCAGCGCTGACTGAGCAGAATAAACTGAAAAAGCTGTTGATGGAGATTTCATCAGATTATATCAATATTTCTTTCGAAATGATAGATACTGCCATGAACAGGTCGCTCAAAGAAATGGCAGACTTTGTAAAAGCTGACAGAGCTTATATATTCAGTTATAATTTTGAAGCAGGAACATGTTCCAATACCTATGAATACTGTTCTTCCGGAACTATACCCCAGATGGATGATCTGCAGAATGTACCTCTTGAAGCAATTCCGGAATGGGTAGAAGCCAATAAGGCAGGGAAAAGCATTACAATACCCAGTGTAAAGAATTTAAATGATGGAAACCTTAAAGAACTTCTTTCTTCACAGGATATCAAAAGCCTTATGGTAATCCCCATGATGTCAAAAGAATCATGTACAGGATTTATTGGTTTTGACTGGGTAAGAAAACTTCATCATTTCAGTGATACCGAAACAGAATTACTTACTCTTTTTCAAAAGTTCTGGTAA
- a CDS encoding NADPH-dependent assimilatory sulfite reductase hemoprotein subunit: MNHKDNLSPVERIKTQSNGLRGTLKESLADDFTGAIREDDQTLIKFHGMYQQDDRDRREERVAKKLEWLYSYMIRLRLPGGFLTSDQWIGVNDIANDHSTGTIKITTRQTLQLHGILKSHLRPTIQSFNLNHLDSIAACGDVNRNVTCTANPSESPLHQQTYELAGKISEMCLPKTKSYYDIWIDDELLVDRKTEEDLLYQDRYLPRKLKIGIAVPPNNDVDVFINDIALIAIIENNQIVGYNIAAGGGLGATHGNEATYARLASVLGFVDSEEKALKAVYEIITVQRDFGNRSDRKLSRLKYTIDKLGIDQYRTEVEKRTGFSFEPAREFKFEQRKDRYGWTQNHEGKWFYTVFVEHGRVLDIEGYPLKSGLLKIAQNAPVNFRFTCNQNLIVADINEEDKATIENLLHEYGISEATEKASALRKNSVACVALNTCSLALAEAQRYLPSLVTKIEPILEKYGLLEDDITIRMTGCPNGCGRSPNAEIGFVGTAYGKYNLHIGGDRLGMRLNTKYRENIGEEEILTTLDELFGVYVQQKHAEETFGDFSYRYLQTLN, from the coding sequence ATGAACCATAAAGATAATCTTTCCCCTGTTGAAAGAATTAAAACCCAAAGTAACGGACTCAGAGGAACCTTAAAGGAAAGTCTTGCCGATGATTTTACAGGAGCCATAAGAGAAGACGATCAGACCTTAATTAAGTTCCATGGAATGTACCAGCAGGATGATAGGGACAGAAGGGAAGAGCGTGTAGCTAAAAAATTAGAGTGGCTATATTCCTACATGATAAGACTAAGGCTTCCAGGGGGATTTTTGACTTCAGATCAATGGATCGGAGTGAATGATATTGCCAATGACCATTCCACAGGAACCATCAAAATAACAACCCGACAGACGCTTCAGCTGCATGGTATTTTAAAATCTCATTTAAGACCCACCATTCAAAGTTTCAATCTGAATCATTTGGATTCTATTGCAGCTTGTGGTGATGTAAACAGAAATGTGACCTGTACGGCAAACCCCTCAGAATCTCCACTACACCAACAGACTTATGAGCTGGCGGGTAAAATAAGTGAAATGTGTCTCCCAAAAACCAAATCTTATTACGATATCTGGATTGATGATGAATTGCTTGTAGACCGGAAAACTGAAGAAGATCTTTTATATCAGGACAGATATCTTCCCAGAAAACTGAAAATCGGAATTGCCGTTCCCCCCAATAATGATGTAGATGTATTCATTAATGATATTGCTTTGATCGCCATCATTGAAAATAATCAGATCGTAGGATATAATATTGCTGCCGGAGGCGGATTAGGAGCTACCCATGGTAATGAAGCTACGTATGCAAGATTAGCTTCTGTGCTTGGATTTGTAGATTCTGAAGAAAAAGCATTAAAAGCTGTGTATGAAATTATTACTGTACAGCGTGATTTCGGGAATAGAAGCGACAGAAAGCTTTCAAGATTAAAATATACCATTGATAAACTTGGCATCGATCAGTACAGAACCGAAGTAGAAAAAAGAACCGGATTCAGTTTTGAACCTGCCAGAGAATTTAAGTTTGAACAGAGAAAAGACCGCTATGGCTGGACTCAGAATCATGAAGGAAAATGGTTTTACACTGTATTTGTAGAACATGGAAGAGTCCTTGATATTGAAGGCTATCCGTTAAAATCCGGATTGTTAAAAATTGCTCAGAATGCACCTGTGAATTTCAGATTTACCTGTAACCAGAATCTGATTGTGGCGGATATCAATGAAGAAGATAAAGCTACAATAGAAAATCTTTTACACGAATATGGAATTTCAGAGGCTACTGAAAAAGCAAGTGCCCTACGTAAAAACTCTGTGGCCTGTGTTGCCCTGAATACTTGTTCACTGGCTTTAGCAGAAGCACAGCGCTATTTGCCGTCTTTGGTTACCAAAATAGAACCTATTCTTGAAAAATATGGTCTTTTAGAAGATGATATTACCATCAGAATGACTGGATGTCCCAATGGATGCGGAAGATCTCCCAATGCTGAAATCGGATTTGTAGGAACAGCCTATGGGAAATACAATCTTCACATTGGAGGAGACCGATTAGGAATGCGTCTGAATACGAAATACAGAGAAAACATTGGTGAAGAAGAAATTCTGACTACGCTGGATGAACTTTTCGGAGTTTATGTACAGCAAAAACATGCTGAAGAAACATTTGGAGACTTTTCATACCGTTACTTACAAACCTTAAACTGA
- a CDS encoding diflavin oxidoreductase, whose amino-acid sequence MLSETKLNILKQISSDFSRDESIWASGYLAGLAGAPLTAVQPPLQVTLPEQNTVKKITLAYGTETGNSKKLATSLAGIIKKKGIQVKLADLSQYKPKDLSKEEFFFVVISTQGEGDPPVLAKKFYDYIYENEINLSALKFGVLALGDTSYPLFCKTGEDVDSRFEILGAQRIIPLKKCDIDYEQDAQNWIDHVFEAVNKTSISSVKNPSAQKASTGRKKYLGKVSAIINLNDITSEKETYHIEIETEEVLSYQPGAALGIIPFNSKSVVDEIIAVTGIDPKKQIETAKITAPVEELLHKHLNISYLLKTVVTQYAKITGHSIPEVRLSLLDLLRIYPVKNAEEFEEVVQILTAQAPRLYSISSSPEAHGENEIHITVARSEFFIDHQKHNGLCSGYLSEFSEGSDVEFYIQDAGHFRLPEPDKDIIMIGPGTGIAPFRSFLWERDAVGAEGKNWLFFGDRNFVSDFIYQSELQDFLKTGSLTHLDLAFSRDTAEKVYVQHKLEQKAQEVFYWLENGASVYVCGTKDPMSRDVENTLLNIIQQHGKRSQEEAVHYLEEMELSGRYAKDVY is encoded by the coding sequence ATGCTGTCTGAAACTAAATTAAATATCCTTAAACAAATCTCCAGCGATTTTTCCAGAGACGAATCCATCTGGGCAAGCGGGTATCTTGCAGGATTGGCAGGAGCACCGCTTACCGCTGTTCAGCCACCTTTACAGGTAACTCTTCCGGAACAGAATACAGTGAAGAAAATCACCTTAGCTTATGGTACAGAAACCGGAAACAGTAAAAAATTAGCGACATCACTTGCTGGAATCATTAAGAAAAAAGGAATTCAGGTGAAATTAGCAGATCTTTCTCAGTATAAACCTAAAGATCTTTCAAAAGAAGAATTTTTCTTTGTGGTCATCAGTACTCAGGGAGAAGGAGATCCACCGGTATTGGCCAAGAAGTTCTATGATTATATTTATGAAAATGAAATCAATCTTAGCGCTTTAAAATTTGGAGTGCTTGCGTTAGGAGATACCAGTTATCCTTTATTCTGCAAAACAGGAGAAGACGTAGATTCCCGATTTGAAATTCTTGGAGCACAGCGTATCATTCCATTAAAAAAATGTGATATTGATTACGAACAGGATGCTCAAAACTGGATTGATCATGTTTTTGAAGCTGTCAATAAAACGTCTATTAGCAGTGTTAAAAATCCATCTGCTCAGAAAGCTTCAACAGGAAGAAAAAAATATCTGGGGAAAGTATCAGCCATTATTAATCTGAATGATATCACCTCTGAAAAAGAAACCTATCACATCGAAATAGAAACGGAGGAAGTTTTAAGCTATCAGCCGGGCGCTGCGCTGGGAATTATTCCTTTCAATTCAAAATCTGTAGTGGATGAAATTATTGCTGTAACAGGTATTGATCCTAAAAAACAGATCGAAACTGCAAAAATTACAGCCCCTGTAGAAGAGCTTTTACACAAACATCTTAATATTAGCTATTTACTAAAAACCGTAGTAACTCAATATGCTAAGATTACAGGACATTCTATTCCGGAAGTTCGTTTAAGCCTTTTGGATCTTTTAAGAATTTATCCTGTAAAAAATGCAGAAGAATTTGAAGAAGTAGTTCAAATATTAACCGCTCAGGCACCACGGCTGTATTCCATATCGTCTTCTCCGGAAGCCCATGGAGAAAATGAGATCCATATTACCGTTGCCAGATCGGAATTCTTTATTGACCACCAGAAACACAACGGTCTGTGCAGCGGTTACCTCAGCGAATTCTCTGAAGGCAGTGACGTTGAATTCTACATTCAGGATGCAGGACATTTCCGCTTACCGGAACCAGATAAAGATATTATCATGATTGGCCCCGGAACCGGGATTGCCCCTTTCAGGTCATTCCTTTGGGAACGTGATGCTGTTGGAGCAGAGGGAAAAAACTGGCTGTTCTTCGGAGACCGAAACTTTGTATCAGATTTCATTTACCAATCTGAGCTTCAGGATTTCCTTAAAACAGGAAGCTTAACTCATCTGGATCTTGCCTTTTCAAGAGATACTGCTGAAAAAGTATATGTACAGCACAAACTGGAGCAAAAAGCACAGGAAGTCTTTTACTGGCTTGAAAACGGAGCTTCAGTCTATGTATGTGGTACAAAAGATCCTATGAGCCGCGATGTAGAAAATACACTACTCAATATTATTCAACAACATGGAAAACGCAGCCAGGAAGAAGCCGTTCATTATCTGGAAGAGATGGAACTCAGCGGCCGATATGCTAAAGATGTTTATTAA
- a CDS encoding GNAT family N-acetyltransferase, with protein sequence MIVNTSLQDMEAVLGLYKMASDFKKTVSGIQWPEFDRNMIETEIREGRHFKITVDEQVACVWSITFDDHQVWAEKNEDPAIYIHRIATNPNFRGQKFVEQIVEWTKQFAPQHNKQYVRMDTTAGNQRLTDYYVKCGFTYLGDKKMTDTEGRPDHYHNATMGLFQLEV encoded by the coding sequence ATGATAGTGAATACATCTTTACAGGATATGGAGGCAGTCCTTGGTTTATACAAAATGGCTTCTGATTTTAAGAAAACCGTGTCTGGTATACAATGGCCGGAATTTGATCGAAATATGATTGAAACTGAAATCCGTGAAGGTCGTCATTTTAAAATTACAGTAGATGAGCAGGTGGCCTGCGTCTGGAGTATTACCTTCGATGACCATCAGGTTTGGGCAGAAAAAAATGAAGATCCTGCCATCTATATACACAGAATTGCTACCAATCCCAATTTCCGAGGACAGAAATTTGTTGAACAGATTGTAGAATGGACCAAACAATTTGCTCCACAGCACAACAAACAATATGTTAGAATGGATACTACAGCAGGAAATCAAAGATTAACAGATTACTACGTAAAATGTGGATTTACCTATCTTGGAGATAAGAAAATGACCGATACGGAAGGCCGTCCGGATCATTATCACAACGCTACCATGGGGCTTTTCCAACTGGAAGTATAA